GGCCACCAGTTGGCGGTGGTCGGTGCGTTCGCCGCCGGGGCCGCTTCTTCCGGCGCGTCGGGCCCGGCCGCGAGCTCGGCGAGCGCCTTGGGGTCGGCGTCGCGGACCGCGCTGGCGACCACGCCCAGCACGGCGGACCCGGCCGCCAGGCCGACGAGGACGCCGTAACCGATGTGATCGCCGACGCCGCCCTTGTAGCCGAACGTGACGGCGCCGAGGAACGAGTTCAGGCTGATCGGATCGCCGTACGTGGACATCCCGTAGACCACCGCCGCGAGGAGCGCGAACGCGGTGATCCCGAAGAAGTACTTGGCGCCGGTGGTGACCATGTCCGAGGGATCCCTACTTCGTCACGTAGATCGAGTACCAGAGCACGGCGAAGATGGCCACGAGCACGTCCCAGTACAGGATCATCGCCGACATGAGCTCGCCGTCGTTGCGCACGTTGGCGTCGCCGAGGGTGCGGAGCCCGATGATCAACAGGAACAAGATGCCGAGGCCGATGAGGGCGACGTGCGCCCCCGTGACCGTGTACAGCATGAGGCCAGGCGTCTTGTCGACGCCGAGGTGCGAGTTCGACCAGATGTAGGTGCTGGCGTTGATGAACGCCACGCCGAGCAGGCAGGTGACCCCGATCGACACCCAGGTGTTGACGCGGTCGTTGGCCCGCACGGCCTGCCCCGCCCAGTGCACCAGCGGCACCGACAGCAACAGGGTGAACAGCGCCATGTTCGCGGGGGTCAGCGGGATCGATCCGGCAGGGAACCAGTCGCCTTTGGCGTGCGCCCGCGCCGACACGTACATGCCGATGAGGGCACCGAACGCCACGACGATCCCGGCGACCGCCAGCGCGGCGCCGATCAGCACCACACGAGGTCGGGCGGCGGGCGCAGCAGGAACGTCGATGACCGGGACGTCGCCAGCCAGCGTGGACGCAGCCATCAGCGGGCCTCCTCCTGCTCGGACGTCGACCCCGTGGCCTCACGGCGGTCGAGCAAGGGCGCCTCGGACGTCACGTAGGGCACCTCCGCGAAGTTGCCGGGCTCGGGCGGCGACGTCGTGAGCCACTCGAGCGTGTGCCCGTCCCACGGGTCGCTCGGGGCCTCGCCACCGCCGGGCCGCAGGGCAGGCAGGAGGTTGACGACGCCGAGGACGACCCCGAGCAGGGCGACCGCGCCGCCGGCGGCAGCCACGTAGTTCCACCCCACCATGCCGGTGGCGCCGGACTGCACCTGGTTGCCGAACCCGCCGTTGACCATCTCGGCGACGCCGTAGACGAACCCACCGGCGAGCACCAAGAACCCGGCGCCCGCCCCGGCGAGATCGTTCACGGGCTTGCCGATGATCTTCGTGGACCAAAAGTGCAGCGCGCCGATCGCCGCGGCGACCCCGGCGAGAAGGATCAACAAGAAGTGGCCGGAGTCGAACAGCGTGCCTTGGACCTTGGCGGGGGGCACCGAGCGCACCGCGCCGGCGATCGTGGCGACCACCAGCAACACCACGCCCGCCGTGGCGAACATGAACGCGGCGCCGACCTGCGGCTTGCCCACCTTGGCCCCACGGCGGAACAGGTCGCCCGACAGCGCGAGAAGGGCGAGCACGGGAAGGGGCGCCAGGAACGCCATCACGATGAACACGAGCGAGTGCGTCGTCCGGCCGACCGAGGTGACGAGGAAGGCGCCGAACCCGAGCACCGCGAAGGCCCCGATGTTGATGAGCGCGCCTTGGTACTCGAGCAGCTTGCTGTCGTAACGGGCCCGGGCCGTGACCGGCAAGACGTCGCCGAAGAACCCCAGCGCCGGCGCAGCGATCGCGTACAGCTCGGGCTGGCGGACCGCCCACAGCGTCTTGAAGTACAGGCTGCCGGTGGCGACGTCGCCCACCATGACGCCGCCATGGCGGAAGTCGACGTAGTACACGAGCAGCGAGGCCAGCAGGACCGGCAAGGTCAGCAGCCAGATCACCGAGGCGGCGAGGAAGCCCCACGTGAACAGCGGGACGCGGTCGAGGGTCATGCCCGGCGCGCGGAGCGCGAAGACGGTGGTGATGACGCAGCCGGCGGCCAGCAGCAGCGCGATGAGGACCAGCCCGAGGGCCAGGAACCACAGCTCGATGCCCTTGTTGCGGTCGCCTGCGAGACCGCCGTTGGCAGCGATGCTGGCGATCATCAGGGCACCGCCGAGCATGTACATGCCGTACGCCGCCGTGGCGGCGCGGGGGAAGGCGATCGTCCGGGCCCCGATCTGCAGGGGCACCACCACCAGCGCGATCCCGAGGAACAAGGGCAGCAGCCCCAGGAACACGCCCACGTACTCGTGCGTGGTGAACAGCTGCGTGAACGCCTTGGCGTTGGTGAGGAACAGGTGGTGGTCGCCGTGGTCCTCGAGCCGATCGACGGCGAGCAGCTCGGTGGCGGCCACCGCCGCCACGAGGAACACCAACGAGGTGATGATGAACAGCCGCCCGATCACCTTGTGGTCGCCCACGCCGAGCACTCCGAGGCCCGACGGGCGGCCCGCGGTCACGTCAGCAGGAACCTCAGTTCTGGTCTCGGTCAGCGCCATGCAGACAGGGTCCTCGAGGATGCGAGATGGACGGCTCGGGACATTACACAGACCCCCTCGACCGGCGACAACCGACGATCCCGCCCACGGTCCACAACGTAGGCCACGTCAGTGGCCCAACCGGATGAACTGGTCGACGGCCATGGCGCCGAACAGGAGCGTGACGTAGGTGATGGAGTAGCTGAACAGACGCATCGCCACCTTCGGGGTGGGTGTCCGGTACAGCCGCACGGCCAGCCAGGCGAACAGCGCACCGAGCAGCACGGCCGACACCAGATACACCGAACCCATGTCCGCGACCGGTGCGAACACCAACGTCAGCGCCCACAGCGCAACGGTGTACGCGAGGATCTCGAGGGCCACCGTGCGCATCGGCTTCACCGACGGGAGCATCGGCACGTCGGCCGCCCGGTAGTCGTCGCGGTACTTGATGGCGAGAGCCCAAAAGTGCGGCGGTGTCCAGATGAAGATCACGGCGAAGAGCACCGCAGGGGCCCAACCGAGGGTGCCGGTGACCGACGACCAACCGATGAGCACGGGCACGGCGCCGGCCGCCCCACCGATCACGATGTTCTGGCTCGACGTGCGCTTCAGCCACAACGTGTACACGCCGACGTAGAACGAACAGGCCGCCACCGCCAGCACCGCGCTCAACAAGTTGACCGTGCCCCACAGCCACACGAAAGCGACGATCTCGATCGTGACCGCGAACGTGAGCGCTGCCCGCGGGCTCATCACCCCGGTGACCAGCGGGCGGTTCTTGGTGCGGTTCATCACCGCGTCGATGTCGCGGTCGACGTACATGTTCATGGCGTTGGCGCCGCCGGCGGCCAGCGTGCCGCCGATCACGGTGGCCACGATCACCCACAGCCCGGGCCAACCCCGGGCCGCGACGATCTGCGTCGGCACGGTCGTCACGAGGAGGAGCTCGATGATGCGCGGCTTGGTGAGCGCGACGTAGCCGCCCACCCGGGTCCGGAGTGAAGGCCGCCGCGTCAACACGAGGCTCACGTTAGGACCGAACCGCGCGGCTGGGCCAAAGGGGCCACTCCGCCACGGCCGAGTGGCCTGGCGCACCCCGACTCGCGTCCGGTGCGGCGAATGGGCCGAGGTGGGTCGGGCGCCTTACCATCGGCTCGTGGCTCTGCTGCGGCGGCTGGCCGCGTCCCGCCTCTCCCCCGATGCGTACCGCCGGATCACGTTCGGCGCGGTGGTGCTGCTCGTGCTGATCGTCGTCACGGGCGGCGCCGTCCGTCTGACCGGCTCGGGGTTGGGCTGCACCGACTGGCCAACCTGTGAGAACAACCGGATCATCGCCCCCGGCCACTTCCATGCGTGGATGGAGTTCGGCAACCGCCTGGTGACCGGCGGGGTGGCGATCGCCGTCATCATCGCCGTGCTCGGCGCGCTGGTGCGGGTGCCTCGCCGCCGCGACCTGTTGTGGCTGGCGGTCGGCGAAGTGGTCGGTGTCATCGGCCAGATCGTGTTGGGCGGGCTCGTCGTGCTGTTCCACCTGTGGCCTCCACTGGTCATGAGCCACTTCGTGATCTCGCAGCTTCTCGTGCTCGACGCCCTGGTGCTCCACCACCGAGCCGGGCGGCCCGACGGCTTCGTGACCCGCCCCGACGTCGACCACCGCATGATCTTGCTCGGCCGGTTGCTCGTCGGGTTGGCGGCCCTGGCCATGTTCACCGGCACGATCGTGACCGGTGCCGGACCGCACTCCGGCAGCAACGGCAACGACCTCGTCAAACGCCTGCCGTTGGACATCTCGTCGGTCGCCCGGCTGCACGGGGTGATCGACATGACCTTCGTGGTGTCGGTGTTGGCGTTCGTGGTGCTCGCGCATCGCACCGGTGCTGCCGAGCGCGTCTACCAACGAGCCGAGCTGGTGCTGGCCGTCGGGATCCTGCAAGCCGGCATCGGCTACACGCAGTACTTCACGGGTGTTCCCGAACTGCTCGTCGGGCTGCACATCCTCGGCGCGACGGTGCTGTGGATCACGGTCCTGTGGCTGCATCTCGGCCTGTTCACCTATCCGAGCGACCAGTTGACCGAACGCGTCCCGGGTCCGGCAGACTCGCGGGGTGGACGCGCCGACCATCACCGCACCGGAGCGGACTTGGTCACCCAGTGACGAGGACGTCGTCGAACCCGATCTGCCGTGGATCGTGCTGGTCTGGAACGACCCCATCAACTTGATGACGTACGTGACGTGGGTCTTCCAGAAGCTGTTCGGCTACTCGAAGCACAAGGCGGAGCAACTGATGATGGACGTCCACACCAAAGGCAAGGCGGTGGTGTCGCAAGGCCCGCGTGAGAAAGCCGAGCTCGACGTCTTCCGGCTCCACGAGCACGGCCTCTGGGCCACCATGCAGCAGGACAAGTAGCGGGCGACCTTGGCGTTCTTCCTCCGGCGTTCGGTGAAGCGGCGCGGCGACGGCAACTTCGACCTGCGGATCGGGACGGAGGAGCGCGAGCTGTTGGTGCGCTTGATGGACGACTTCCAGACCGCGCTCGACGAGGAAGCTGACGACCCGTCGCTGCGCCGGTTGTTCCCGCCGACGTACGGCGACGACGCCGTGCTCGAGGCCGGATTCCAGATGATGGCCGGCGACGACTTGCGGCGCTCACGGATCGAGGCCGCGGCGACCGTGGCCGAATCGGCGCGCCGCGATCGACTCACCGAAGACGAAGCGGTGGCGCTGGCCCAGGCGCTCAATGCCGTGCGGCTGGTGCTCGGCACTCGGCTCGACATCGACGAGGAAGGCGGCGAGCCGCCGCCGCCCGACGACCCCTCCGCGCCGGCTTGGCACCTGTACCACTACCTGAGCGCGCTGCTCGGCGAACTCGTCGACGCGCTGGCCGGATGAACCGCGGCCCGG
This is a stretch of genomic DNA from Acidimicrobiales bacterium. It encodes these proteins:
- the clpS gene encoding ATP-dependent Clp protease adapter ClpS; the protein is MDAPTITAPERTWSPSDEDVVEPDLPWIVLVWNDPINLMTYVTWVFQKLFGYSKHKAEQLMMDVHTKGKAVVSQGPREKAELDVFRLHEHGLWATMQQDK
- a CDS encoding COX15/CtaA family protein; protein product: MALLRRLAASRLSPDAYRRITFGAVVLLVLIVVTGGAVRLTGSGLGCTDWPTCENNRIIAPGHFHAWMEFGNRLVTGGVAIAVIIAVLGALVRVPRRRDLLWLAVGEVVGVIGQIVLGGLVVLFHLWPPLVMSHFVISQLLVLDALVLHHRAGRPDGFVTRPDVDHRMILLGRLLVGLAALAMFTGTIVTGAGPHSGSNGNDLVKRLPLDISSVARLHGVIDMTFVVSVLAFVVLAHRTGAAERVYQRAELVLAVGILQAGIGYTQYFTGVPELLVGLHILGATVLWITVLWLHLGLFTYPSDQLTERVPGPADSRGGRADHHRTGADLVTQ
- a CDS encoding cytochrome c oxidase subunit 3, which gives rise to MAASTLAGDVPVIDVPAAPAARPRVVLIGAALAVAGIVVAFGALIGMYVSARAHAKGDWFPAGSIPLTPANMALFTLLLSVPLVHWAGQAVRANDRVNTWVSIGVTCLLGVAFINASTYIWSNSHLGVDKTPGLMLYTVTGAHVALIGLGILFLLIIGLRTLGDANVRNDGELMSAMILYWDVLVAIFAVLWYSIYVTK
- a CDS encoding cbb3-type cytochrome c oxidase subunit I; translation: MALTETRTEVPADVTAGRPSGLGVLGVGDHKVIGRLFIITSLVFLVAAVAATELLAVDRLEDHGDHHLFLTNAKAFTQLFTTHEYVGVFLGLLPLFLGIALVVVPLQIGARTIAFPRAATAAYGMYMLGGALMIASIAANGGLAGDRNKGIELWFLALGLVLIALLLAAGCVITTVFALRAPGMTLDRVPLFTWGFLAASVIWLLTLPVLLASLLVYYVDFRHGGVMVGDVATGSLYFKTLWAVRQPELYAIAAPALGFFGDVLPVTARARYDSKLLEYQGALINIGAFAVLGFGAFLVTSVGRTTHSLVFIVMAFLAPLPVLALLALSGDLFRRGAKVGKPQVGAAFMFATAGVVLLVVATIAGAVRSVPPAKVQGTLFDSGHFLLILLAGVAAAIGALHFWSTKIIGKPVNDLAGAGAGFLVLAGGFVYGVAEMVNGGFGNQVQSGATGMVGWNYVAAAGGAVALLGVVLGVVNLLPALRPGGGEAPSDPWDGHTLEWLTTSPPEPGNFAEVPYVTSEAPLLDRREATGSTSEQEEAR
- a CDS encoding DUF2017 family protein; amino-acid sequence: MAFFLRRSVKRRGDGNFDLRIGTEERELLVRLMDDFQTALDEEADDPSLRRLFPPTYGDDAVLEAGFQMMAGDDLRRSRIEAAATVAESARRDRLTEDEAVALAQALNAVRLVLGTRLDIDEEGGEPPPPDDPSAPAWHLYHYLSALLGELVDALAG
- a CDS encoding heme o synthase, coding for MSLVLTRRPSLRTRVGGYVALTKPRIIELLLVTTVPTQIVAARGWPGLWVIVATVIGGTLAAGGANAMNMYVDRDIDAVMNRTKNRPLVTGVMSPRAALTFAVTIEIVAFVWLWGTVNLLSAVLAVAACSFYVGVYTLWLKRTSSQNIVIGGAAGAVPVLIGWSSVTGTLGWAPAVLFAVIFIWTPPHFWALAIKYRDDYRAADVPMLPSVKPMRTVALEILAYTVALWALTLVFAPVADMGSVYLVSAVLLGALFAWLAVRLYRTPTPKVAMRLFSYSITYVTLLFGAMAVDQFIRLGH